Genomic segment of Solidesulfovibrio fructosivorans JJ]:
AAGGAATTTACCCGTCAGATTGAAGGGGCAAAACTGGAAGTCGAGGATATCGACATCCTGGTCATCAACCACATGGAGCCGGACCATTCCGGCTGGCTGCGCGAATTCTGCAAGAAAAACACGAAAGCGGTCATCTACTGCACCAAGAAGGCCATTCCGCTGTTGCAGGCCTTCTCCGATGTGCCGGCGGAAAGGGCCATCGCCATCACCGACGGCATGGAACTGACGGTGGGGGATTACGAACTGCAGTTCTTCGAGACCCCGAACATCCACTGGCCGGAAACCATGATGACCTACGAGCGCAAGAGGAAAATTCTTTTCTCATGCGACGCCTTCGGTTGCTACGGGAACATCGAGGAAGACAAGATCTTCGACGACCAGATCTCGCAGGAAAAGCACGAGTTCTACGAGAGCGAGGCCCTGCGCTATTACGCCAACATCGTGGCCACGTTCTCTTCCTTCGTGCTGCGCGGCCTGGAAAAGCTGAAGGATCTGGACATCAAGATCATCTGCCCCTCGCACGGCATCATCTGGCGGGACAACCCCTCCGTCATCATCAACGACTACAAGCGGTACGCCGAGTACAGCAAGGGTCCGGCGGAACGGGACGTCACCATCATCTGGAGCAGCATGTACGGCAACACCAAACAGGTGCTCAACACCATCATCGAGGTGCTGCGCAAGCGGGACATCCCGGTGCATGTGTACCAGGCTCCGGGCGACGACGCCGGATACGTGCTGGCCAGCGCCTGGAAGTCGGCCGGCCTGATCTTCTGCATGCCGACCTACGAGTACAAGATGTTCCCGCCCATGGCCCAGATGATCGAGGAACTCCTGGTCAAGAAGGTCACCAACAAGAAGGTGTACCGCTTCGGCTCGTTCGGCTGGGTCGGCGGCGCGCAGAAGGACTTCGAGGCCAAGACGGAGAAATCCGGCTGGGACATCCTCGGCCATTATGAATGGCAGGGCGCGCCCACCGAGGCCGACCAGGAGGCCATTCGCACGGCCGTGGAAGGCTACTGCGACACGCTGATCGACTTTACGAAATAACTTTCCACCTCATAACGGAAATGCAAAGGGCCTTCCCATCGCCATGGCGGCGGGAAGGCCTTTTTTTGCGCACCGCGACCATGCGCATCTTACCCCGTTAAAAACTTTAGGAAGGGGAGAGCGCGAGAGGGGAAACCCTTTCCTGAAAGGGTTTCCCCTCTCGCACCCTCTTCGCCTCCCTCCTCTCTCCCTACCGCAATTGGCTGTCCTTGCTGCCGCGGCGGTTGTATGGGGAAAAGGCGACCTGATCCCGGTCGCGCTCCTGCTGGCAGGCGACGCAGAGCCGCACGCCGGGCAGCGCCTTGCGCCTCGCCTCGGGGATGGGCTCGCCGCATTCCTCGCACTCCGAGAGGCTTTCGCCACGGGGCATGCGGCTTCGCACCCGGGCCACCTCATCCTCGACGGAATGGGCTATCTGGTCCTGCACGGCCCCGTCGCCGGCCCAGCCATTGGCCATGGTTCGCTCCTTTGTCCAGGCGTCGGCGGTTCCCGAAGCGGGTCGGACAGGCCTGGCCCCGAAAACCGCTCTCCATAACCAATAACAATGAGGCCTCCCGGCGCGGCGTCAAGAGCCCCGCCCGCACGACGCCTGGCCGGAACCACGCTTCGGGGCGGCCTTGCCGGCGCGGCGGCGCTTCCCCTGGCCGCCGCCGAGCAGCCCGGCCTTGGCCAAAAGCCCGCCCACGGCCGCTTCCTCGGCCTTTTTCCCGGCCGGGGTGGTTTCCTCCCAGACAAGGGCCCGGTCCGGGCAGGTGGCCACGCAGGGCGGCTCAAGGCCGCCAAGCTGCTGGTCCAGACAGAGGTCGCACTTGACCATGACCTTGTCCGGGCCGAACTGGGGCACGCCGTAGGGGCAGGCCCGGGCGCAGGCCTTGCAGCCGATGCAGCGCGCGGCGTCCACGACCACCCGGCCATCCTCTTCGCTTTTGCTGATGGCCCCGGCGGCGCAGGCGTCAAGACAGGCCGGCGCGACGCAGTGCAGGCAGGCCAGGGACAGGCTTTTGCTCGTCACGGCCGGATAGCCGCCGTCCCAAAGGTTGACGACCCGCCGGAACCGTATGCCGTAGGGCAGGTCGCGCCAGCTTTTGCAGGCGGTCTCGCAGCCGTGGCACTGGAGGCACTTTCCGGGATCGAACCGGATCAGATACTCTTTCACTGACGCGTGCATCGCCCTTCCTCGATACGTTTGACCTCCACCAGCGTCTGGCTGGCCATGGCCGTAATCATGGGGTCGTAGGCCTTTTGCCGGTCCACGCTGTAGAGCAGGTTCACGTTGGCCCCGCCGTCGGTCAGGGGGAAATCGGGCAAGCCGAGCTCCTTGCAGCCCTGCCACCAGCCGTGCAGCAGCATGACGGTATCGGGACGGATGCCGGGGTAACGCTCGGCCTTGACCTTAAGCCAGCCGTGGGGCGAGGTCACCGTGACCCAGTCCCCGTCGGCGATGCCCCGGGCGGCGGCCGCGTCGGGGTGGATGTGCAGCACCGGATCGGGCGTGATTTCCCGCAAAAGCGGCACGTTGCGCTGCCAGGAAGCGCTGAAGTTTTTCGACGTGTGGTAGTCGGAAAGAATCAGCGGATAGGTC
This window contains:
- a CDS encoding FprA family A-type flavoprotein, with amino-acid sequence MHIKKIVDDVYRVSVNVEDKNYLFEGIWPIPHGISINGYLIKGEKNVLIDLTQNIFDFPKEFTRQIEGAKLEVEDIDILVINHMEPDHSGWLREFCKKNTKAVIYCTKKAIPLLQAFSDVPAERAIAITDGMELTVGDYELQFFETPNIHWPETMMTYERKRKILFSCDAFGCYGNIEEDKIFDDQISQEKHEFYESEALRYYANIVATFSSFVLRGLEKLKDLDIKIICPSHGIIWRDNPSVIINDYKRYAEYSKGPAERDVTIIWSSMYGNTKQVLNTIIEVLRKRDIPVHVYQAPGDDAGYVLASAWKSAGLIFCMPTYEYKMFPPMAQMIEELLVKKVTNKKVYRFGSFGWVGGAQKDFEAKTEKSGWDILGHYEWQGAPTEADQEAIRTAVEGYCDTLIDFTK
- a CDS encoding DksA/TraR family C4-type zinc finger protein, whose product is MANGWAGDGAVQDQIAHSVEDEVARVRSRMPRGESLSECEECGEPIPEARRKALPGVRLCVACQQERDRDQVAFSPYNRRGSKDSQLR
- a CDS encoding 4Fe-4S dicluster domain-containing protein produces the protein MHASVKEYLIRFDPGKCLQCHGCETACKSWRDLPYGIRFRRVVNLWDGGYPAVTSKSLSLACLHCVAPACLDACAAGAISKSEEDGRVVVDAARCIGCKACARACPYGVPQFGPDKVMVKCDLCLDQQLGGLEPPCVATCPDRALVWEETTPAGKKAEEAAVGGLLAKAGLLGGGQGKRRRAGKAAPKRGSGQASCGRGS